The genome window TGCGGCGAAACAACGTCAAGAAAAGAATGCTTGATGTTTGATTTCGGTGCAGTCGTGCGATTTTGGTGCATATGGCAAAATGGCTAGGAAGTTAATTGCTTGTTTCACAATACGAAACCGACAGTCACGGCCCTGTGTTATTATTCTGACACCATAGCGCTTTGTCTGTTTCGCTAAGAATTTACCGAAAGGAAGAACAATATGAATAAACTGGCCACCCTCATGCTCGCAGCGTCGGCCGCGATGGCAGGTAACGCGTTCGCCCAGAGCGCGCCGCCGTATGCGCCGCTGACCACGGACATCAAGGCCCGTACTCCGTACAGCGCCTACGTCCAGGACAGCCGCGGCGTGATCGCCCGCAATCCTTTCGGCCTGTGCTGGCGCACCGGTTACTGGACCCCGGCCGATGCCGTGCCGGGCTGCGACGCGCCGCTGTGCGTGGAGCCGGAGAAGCTCGAGAACGGCAAGTGCGTCGCTCCGCCGCCGCCCCCGCCGCCGGCTGCCCCGGTCGCCGAAGCCCCTGCCCCGGTGGCCGCCGCCCCGGTGCCGACTTCGGAAAAGGTGAGCTACTCGGCTGACGCCTTCTTCGACTTCGACAAGGCCGTCCTGAAGCCGGCCGGCAAGGCCTCGCTGGACGAGCTGGTGGCGAAACTGGGCGACATGAACCTGGAAGTCATCATCGCCGTGGGCCACACCGACTCGATCGGCACCGACGCCTACAACCAGAAGCTGTCGATCCGCCGCGCCGAAGCCGTCAAGTCCTACCTGAAGGGCAAGGGCGTGGAAGAAAACCGCATCTACACCGAAGGCAAGGGCGAGAAGCAGCCTGAAGCGGACAACAAGACCGCCGCCGGCCGCGCCAAGAACCGCCGCGTGGAGATCGAAGTCGTCGGTACCCGTACCGTCAACAAGTAATCCCCGCGCCAGCGAACAACCCCGCTGCGGCGGGGTTTTTTTTCGTTCGCGCGGCGCCGCTGGCGTGTTTTCGCTGGCGTTTTCGCTGCCGTGTTTCCTCCGCCGTGTTTCCACTGAAATGCTTCCGCAGCCAAGCGTGCGCCACCGGAGCCGCACCCGCTGTAAACCAGCTCCTTACAACAACGTCATCCCCGCGCAGGCGGGGATCCAAGTTTCCCAGCAACACCGCAAGGCTTTTTTTCCACGCGCAACCCTTGCCCACGACCCATTTCCGCTATTATTCCCAGCTATGACGACGACCAACGCAGACCCCTTAGAAATCCAGAAATTCAGCGAACTGGCCCATCGCTGGTGGGACCCGACTTCCGAGTTCCGTCCGCTGCACGAGATCAACCCCTTGCGCCTCGAGTGGATCAACGCGCGCGCGCCCCTGGCCGGCAAGAACGTGATCGACATCGGTTGCGGCGGCGGGGTGCTGTCCGAAGCCATGGCGCGCAAGGGCGCCAAGGTGACCGGCATCGACCTGTCCAAGAAGGCCCTGAAGGTCGCCGACCTGCACAGCCTGGAATCCGGCGTCGAGGTGCGCTACAAGCTGATCGCCGCCGAAGAGATGGCGGCCCAGGAAGCCGGCCATTTCGACGTGGTGACCTGCATGGAAATGCTCGAGCACGTGCCGGACCCGGCCGCGATCGTCCAGGCCGCCGCCGACCTGGTCAAGCCAGGCGGCCACGTGTTCTTCTCGACCCTGAACCGCAATCCCAAGTCCTACCTGTTCGCAGTGATCGGCGCCGAGTACATCCTGCGCATGCTGCCGCGCGGCACCCACGACTACGGAAAGTTCATCACGCCGGCCGAGCTGTCGCAGTTCGCGCGCCAGGCCGGCCTGCAGGTGGACGGCATGAAGGGCCTGACCTACAACCCGCTGACCAAGATCTATTCGCTGAACAACGACACCGACGTGAACTACATGATCGCGTGCAGCAAACCCCTTTGATTCCCTGACATGAGCTTCCCCACCGTTCTGCCGGCACCGCGTGCCATCCTGTTCGATCTCGACGGCACGCTGGCCGACACGGCGCCCGACCTGGCTGCGGCCGTCAACTGGCTGCGCACCGAGCGCGGGCTGGACCCGACGCCCTACGACATCCTGCGCCCGACCGCCTCGGCCGGCGCGCGAGGCATGATCGGCGCCGCTTTCGGCCTGGCGCCGGGCGACGAGGGCTACGAAGAGCTGCGCCTGGCGTGGTTCGACCGCTACCAGTCGGCCATGTGGCTGCACACGGTGCTGTTCGAGGGCGTGCCGGAACTGCTGGCCGGCATCGAGCAGGCCGGCATGGCCTGGGGCATCGTCACCAACAAGCCGGCCCGCTTCACTGACCCGCTGGTGCCGAACATCGGCCTGGCGCACGCCGGCTGCGTCGTCTCGGGCGACACCACGCCCCACCCCAAGCCCCACCCTGCCCCGCTGCTGGAAGGCGCGCGCCGGCTGGGGATCGCACCGGAACAGTGCTGGTACGTGGGCGACGACCTGCGCGACATCGAAGCCGGCCGCGCGGCCGGCATGGTGACGGTGGCCTGCGGCTGGGGCTATTGCGGCGCCATCGAACCCTCGAGCTGGGGCGCCGACTATCTGCTGGACACCCCCCAGCACCTGCTGGAGACCCTGCGCCAGGTGGCCGAGGCGGCGCGCCAGGGCGCGCGCGTGGCCTGAGACGCGCTTACACATCCTTACGATTGATACAGGCTATCGTCTATCTCTGGGTCCAGCCTGCCATTAATCTACTCCTGCACGACAACACAACGTCTTACGGGAGCAAAACATGGAAACGACTCAGAGCACCAACCGCATCCACCCGCTGATGGCAGCCGCTGCCGCATCGGTGGTCATCGTCAGCCTGACCGGCGCCGCCGCGATCACCGGCCTGCTGCCGACCTCGAAGAGCGCGCCTGAGCCGACTCTGGCCAACCCGCAGCTGGCCGCGATGGCCGCCGCCTCGCAGTACGGCGCGCAGCCCGGCGCCCTGCCGGGCGCACCGGTCGCGCCGCAGATGGCGATGCCGCTGAACGCCGCGCCGATGGGCGCCTACCCGCAAGCCCAGGCCGTGCCGGCAGGCTACGCCCAGCCGCAGGCGGCCCCGGTGGCCTATGCCCAGCCGCAGCCCGCCCCGCAGCCGACCGTGATCATCAAGGAAAAGCCGGTCGTGAAGGTGGTCGAGAAGACCCGCGTGGTGCACGCCGCGCCGAAGCCGGTTCGCTATGAAGAGCCGCGCTACCACCCGCAACCGGCGCCCGCTCCGGCCCAGCCTAACTACGTCGGCATCGGCACCGGCGCCGTGATCGGCGGCCTGATCGGCAACCAGATCGGCGGCGGCAGCGGCAAGAAGATCGCGACCGTGGCCGGCGTGATCGGCGGCGGCATCATCGGCAACGAGATCGCCAACCGCAACCGCTAAGCGCAGCCCCGCATGTCGAAAGCCGCGGACTCAGTCCGCGGCTTTTTTTCTGAACACGCCGACGATGATGTCGCTCGGGAACATGCGCAGCACCGGAATCAGGCACAGGATCGCCAGGTATTGCGCGTACAGCATGACCGGCCCCATGTCGCCGGTGCAGCGCATCCGCTCCAGCAAGCCCTGGGCGCGCAAGGCCGGCAACTCGGTCGCATCGGCCAGTTCGAAGCCCTGCCCTGCCACCAGTTGACGCAGATTGCCCGGGTTGAAATAGTGGACATGGGGCGAAGGCAAGTCCTTTTGCCACAGGCGCTCGAAGGGGGCGCGCCAGCCCACGCGGGCAAGCAGCTTCGACAGGCGGTAGAAGAAGCCGCGGCTGCTCGGGATGTTGAGGATCAGGATCCCGCCCTCGTCCAGCCGCTCGTGGCAGGACGCCAAGGCGCTGTGGATGTCGGGGATATGCTCGATGACGTCGTTGAACACGATGATGTCGAAACGCTCGCCGTCGGCGAGCGCATCCGGGAAATAGCCGGTTCGCACGGGCAGTCCGCGCGCGGCGGCGCGCTTGCCGACCGCCTCGTCGGGCTCGATGCCCAGCACCTGGAACTGCTTGCGGGCGATTTCCAGAAACCAGCCGTGGGCGCTGCCGACATCGAGCAGGCGGCGCGCGCCGGGCCGTGCATGGCGCATGGCGTAGCGCACGATGACCTCGAAGTTCTCCTGACGTAAAGCCTTCAGGCCGCGTTCGCGTTCCGCCTCGTCGGGTGCGAGTCCGTTCTGCCCATTGATGGCGCCAGTCAGCATCGCGCTCTCATAGCGGCATCCCGGGCAGGTCTGGTGCCACTGGGCGAGACCGGCGACTTGTGTCGCCCCGCAAACAATGCATGCCATGTACCACCCTTGATGTGTCAAGACGAGGCTCATCATATTGCAATTGTGCTACCCGATGTGGATGAAACTCATGCTTTCGCTTAAGCGCGCGCTAAGCGAAACCCCTGTACATCCATGCAGGTTGGAGTACAATGGTTCTCTCGCTGGGGGCGACCTGGTTTCGACGTGGGTTGCAAAGCAGCGCAGGGCATACCGAGGACTGGTTACCTCGTAAATACATCCAGAAATCAATAACTGCAAACGATAACTCGTACGCACTCGCAGCTTAATTGCTGCTAGCTCCACACCACCTCGCCCCTGGGGTGTACCGCAAGGTTCGTGGAGTCATTTACAGGGGCTCGGGTTTGGCCGGGTTACTTGGTCACTCCCTAAATAATAGGTAACTCGCTTAGTCAAAGGGTGCACATCCCCGTTGCCTAAGTTAAATTAATTGATAGTGCTAAGTATGTAGAACTGTCTGTAGAGTGCTTGCGGACGCGGGTTCAATTCCCGCCGCCTCCACCAACCAATACCGGGTCTTGACGACCGACAGAAGACCCGCCTCGAGCGGGTCTTTTTTTTCGCGCCCACTCTTCCTGCAGCGGCATCGGACGGCGTCCAGATCCATCTTGGCAACAATCGGACGCCAGTGCGACCGGAAGCTGCCTGGCATGCTGCGCGCTCAGGCGGGCGTCTCTGCTGGCAGCACGGGAGCGACGCCTGTATCGCCCCGCCATGGCCTGACTTCCATCCGGAACGCTTCTGGGTGTCACCGCCGGAGGGAAGCCCCCGGGCCGTCAGCTGATCTTTATGCCTCGTCACCCGCCCGCCGAGCATGGCGCTGCCGATTTTTATTGTCGAGTACACTGCGCCCTGATCAAAACAGCAAGACTGTGTAGGAGGCGGGGACATCCGATGAAGCGACTGCAGAGTGTCGACGTCATGCGCGTGATCGCGATCATCGCCGTGATCGCGATCCACACGATTCCATTCACGCCGCCCTCGGTCCCCATCGGACAGTCCGTCGACCTGGCCACCATCGTCAACGGCCTGGCCCGCTTCGCCGTCCCGCTCTTCTTCATCCTGTCGGGCTACTTCTGGGCCAAGAAGATCGAGAGCGCCCGCACGGTGTGGGCGCCCAGCCTGGCCATGGGCAAGCGCATCGCCCTCCTCTTCGTCGTTTGGTCCCTCATCTACCTGATCCCCTTCGACTTCGCCGAAGTCTTCGCCGACGGACCTTCGGGATTTCTCGACCACCTGAGCCGGAGCATCCACACCCAGCTCGGCAGGCCGGTGACCGTCTTTTTCCAGGGGACCGAGCAGCATCTGTGGTTCCTCATGGCGCTGCTATGGAGCCTGGGGATCTCGGCGCTGCTGATCGGCCTGCGGCAGCGAGGGCTGCTGATTGCGCTGGGGATCGCGCTGTTCGCCTTCGGGCTGGCCGGGAAGGCCTACAGCGGCACGCCCCTGGGTTTCAAAACCGGCTTCAATCTCCGCAACGGCCCTTTTTTCTCGCTGATTTTCTTCGTCACGGGCGTCCTGCTCGCCGGGACCGGCAAGCCACTGCCGCGTTTGCGCACGGGTTTATGGATCGCATCGGCCGGCATCGTGTTGCAGTTCGTCGAACTGGCGATACTGCACGAAGGCTGGGGCGTTTCAATGAGCCAGGATTACGTCTTGAGCACCTTCGTGTTCGGGCTCGGCGCTGCGATCATTGCCCTTTCAAATTCTCCCCGGCTGCATCTTGCGCGCGCCGCCGCGATCGGCCCGCTCGTATTGGGCATCTATTCCGCGCACATAATCTTTGTGGAATTGTTCAGACCAGCCAATGCCATCCTCGGAGGAAACTGGTTATGGTCAATTGCGTATGTGCTGATCGTATTCGCCTTGTCGTACGCGCTGGCCCGTTTCCTGGCGCGCTTTTCGGCGACGAGACAATTGGTCATGTAATCGCTTCCGGACATACCTCTCTTTTACTCACACGAATTTCCCGAGTGGACAATACGGCGATCAAACGCGCCATCGCAAACGCCTTGCCGGGTTAGCAGGCTTGACTTTGCGCCTGTAGAAAGCGCATCAGTCGCCAGCTTGTGATCCACCAAGCCGCAGCCGCATCGGATCTCTACATTGAGACTTTATGCTCGTTGGAGACCGGGATGAAATCGATTGGTTGGATTCGGCTGGGCGACCTGGCCGCATGCGGTGGCATTGTTGCAGAGGGGGATGTGCGTTGCCGAAATATGGGCAAACCCTACGCATTCCAGGGCGCGCGCATGGATTGTCCGAACAATTGCGTCATCGCAGAAGCCTATGGCCAGTCGACGCTCACCAATGGACACAAGCGGGTTCTTCACGGCATGAAAACCAGCGGCGGATGCCCCCTACTCTCCACGCTCAATGGCATCGACGGGATCAGGCAATCGAGCGGCGCCGATGTGCCGGTCCGCTTCATCCAGGACGAGGCGGGACAATGGCATGGGCGGGCTGACGAAGGATATGACCAGCATT of Massilia sp. KIM contains these proteins:
- a CDS encoding bifunctional 2-polyprenyl-6-hydroxyphenol methylase/3-demethylubiquinol 3-O-methyltransferase UbiG, whose protein sequence is MLTGAINGQNGLAPDEAERERGLKALRQENFEVIVRYAMRHARPGARRLLDVGSAHGWFLEIARKQFQVLGIEPDEAVGKRAAARGLPVRTGYFPDALADGERFDIIVFNDVIEHIPDIHSALASCHERLDEGGILILNIPSSRGFFYRLSKLLARVGWRAPFERLWQKDLPSPHVHYFNPGNLRQLVAGQGFELADATELPALRAQGLLERMRCTGDMGPVMLYAQYLAILCLIPVLRMFPSDIIVGVFRKKAAD
- a CDS encoding PAAR domain-containing protein, yielding MKSIGWIRLGDLAACGGIVAEGDVRCRNMGKPYAFQGARMDCPNNCVIAEAYGQSTLTNGHKRVLHGMKTSGGCPLLSTLNGIDGIRQSSGADVPVRFIQDEAGQWHGRADEGYDQHFVLTDQQTGEPLANRLYRMRFNGKTIEGRTDSEGMTLRAIADDPTEVTIEIMPEGFCGDIE
- the ompA gene encoding outer membrane protein OmpA, which gives rise to MNKLATLMLAASAAMAGNAFAQSAPPYAPLTTDIKARTPYSAYVQDSRGVIARNPFGLCWRTGYWTPADAVPGCDAPLCVEPEKLENGKCVAPPPPPPPAAPVAEAPAPVAAAPVPTSEKVSYSADAFFDFDKAVLKPAGKASLDELVAKLGDMNLEVIIAVGHTDSIGTDAYNQKLSIRRAEAVKSYLKGKGVEENRIYTEGKGEKQPEADNKTAAGRAKNRRVEIEVVGTRTVNK
- the ubiG gene encoding bifunctional 2-polyprenyl-6-hydroxyphenol methylase/3-demethylubiquinol 3-O-methyltransferase UbiG, whose product is MTTTNADPLEIQKFSELAHRWWDPTSEFRPLHEINPLRLEWINARAPLAGKNVIDIGCGGGVLSEAMARKGAKVTGIDLSKKALKVADLHSLESGVEVRYKLIAAEEMAAQEAGHFDVVTCMEMLEHVPDPAAIVQAAADLVKPGGHVFFSTLNRNPKSYLFAVIGAEYILRMLPRGTHDYGKFITPAELSQFARQAGLQVDGMKGLTYNPLTKIYSLNNDTDVNYMIACSKPL
- a CDS encoding acyltransferase; the protein is MKRLQSVDVMRVIAIIAVIAIHTIPFTPPSVPIGQSVDLATIVNGLARFAVPLFFILSGYFWAKKIESARTVWAPSLAMGKRIALLFVVWSLIYLIPFDFAEVFADGPSGFLDHLSRSIHTQLGRPVTVFFQGTEQHLWFLMALLWSLGISALLIGLRQRGLLIALGIALFAFGLAGKAYSGTPLGFKTGFNLRNGPFFSLIFFVTGVLLAGTGKPLPRLRTGLWIASAGIVLQFVELAILHEGWGVSMSQDYVLSTFVFGLGAAIIALSNSPRLHLARAAAIGPLVLGIYSAHIIFVELFRPANAILGGNWLWSIAYVLIVFALSYALARFLARFSATRQLVM
- a CDS encoding glycine zipper 2TM domain-containing protein, with product METTQSTNRIHPLMAAAAASVVIVSLTGAAAITGLLPTSKSAPEPTLANPQLAAMAAASQYGAQPGALPGAPVAPQMAMPLNAAPMGAYPQAQAVPAGYAQPQAAPVAYAQPQPAPQPTVIIKEKPVVKVVEKTRVVHAAPKPVRYEEPRYHPQPAPAPAQPNYVGIGTGAVIGGLIGNQIGGGSGKKIATVAGVIGGGIIGNEIANRNR
- a CDS encoding HAD family hydrolase — translated: MSFPTVLPAPRAILFDLDGTLADTAPDLAAAVNWLRTERGLDPTPYDILRPTASAGARGMIGAAFGLAPGDEGYEELRLAWFDRYQSAMWLHTVLFEGVPELLAGIEQAGMAWGIVTNKPARFTDPLVPNIGLAHAGCVVSGDTTPHPKPHPAPLLEGARRLGIAPEQCWYVGDDLRDIEAGRAAGMVTVACGWGYCGAIEPSSWGADYLLDTPQHLLETLRQVAEAARQGARVA